One window from the genome of Myxococcales bacterium encodes:
- a CDS encoding extensin family protein, whose translation MSQNLARAVVCLCALVSAPQRAVKADSLPISFEAPAAAVEPAPLDAIPRQLADGARFACPAVDKARYAGTLMKISPAALVNDEFAKRLALFEAVVRDVAVEVYGRAPRKIRSLGTYNCRPIRLYPGWISEHGLANAIDVAAFDFPAATKAQRKALPAGAPRGLAGAFSVSVLKHWQGGRGLVALHREFLLRLTDALVKRPDIFRVILGPGYPGHANHFHFDLSPYRMVEVEP comes from the coding sequence ATGTCACAAAACCTTGCGCGAGCCGTTGTGTGCCTCTGCGCCCTAGTCAGCGCGCCTCAGCGCGCGGTGAAGGCGGACTCGTTACCGATCAGCTTCGAGGCGCCCGCCGCGGCGGTAGAGCCCGCGCCGCTCGATGCGATACCCCGACAGCTTGCAGACGGCGCGCGCTTTGCGTGCCCGGCGGTCGACAAGGCGCGCTACGCCGGCACGCTCATGAAAATTTCGCCCGCGGCGCTCGTAAACGACGAGTTTGCCAAGCGCCTCGCGCTTTTTGAGGCCGTAGTGCGTGACGTCGCCGTAGAAGTGTATGGCCGCGCGCCGCGCAAGATCAGAAGCCTTGGTACCTATAACTGCCGGCCGATTCGCCTCTATCCCGGGTGGATCAGTGAGCACGGCCTCGCCAACGCGATCGACGTTGCTGCCTTCGACTTTCCCGCCGCGACCAAGGCGCAGCGCAAGGCGCTGCCGGCTGGTGCACCGCGTGGCTTAGCCGGAGCCTTTTCAGTAAGCGTCCTCAAACACTGGCAGGGCGGTCGCGGGCTTGTCGCGCTTCACCGCGAGTTCTTGCTCCGCCTAACCGACGCGCTGGTAAAGCGTCCGGATATTTTCCGCGTCATCCTTGGCCCAGGCTATCCCGGCCACGCCAATCACTTCCACTTCGACCTCTCGCCGTACCGCATGGTCGAGGTCGAGCCGTAG
- a CDS encoding peptide MFS transporter has protein sequence MATSTSPAQPPPTGHPRGLSTLFFTEMWERFSFYGMRAIFVPFMGLAVAEGGLGFNKQESGAILALYMSAVYLMALPGGWIADKFLGQRKAVTVGGLIIIVGHVLLALPMLLSFYAGLACLVIGTGFLKPNVSTMVGQLYSKGDARRDGGFSIFYMGINIGAFAAPVICGWLARSEVFQKFLVDNGISAHYSWHVAFGAAAVGMAFGLLQYWKGSGDLEGVGDAPVITDPVARANNKKILAGIIGALVIIPVILMLVHKGGYELTKERISNIFGVLLLSVFVTTFVGLYLKAASETEKKGVAAMAALAIGCVAFFALFEQAAGTMNAFADERTRTVAFGRAFPAEWFQSVNSVFIILLSPIFAWFFVWVIARKIAFNDIRKFGVALVFMSMAFFVMLPAAGGTDVSPLYLVGFYFFATVAELFLSPVGLSSMTKLAPAGAGGMVMGVWFLSTANGDYIAGRVHGFVDTYSETTLFEIIIAGGLAVAALMFAFGWYFTKRVPLESLMKDPDATGSETGTKVLGSGRAITGNGIAGFATAAALWPVVLTDAGLGLAICAIPGPAAVLMALRGLAETKDPNVGGRKMSLAVFPLAAVAAGFALVNF, from the coding sequence ATGGCAACCAGCACGTCCCCGGCTCAGCCGCCGCCCACCGGTCATCCGCGTGGCCTCTCAACACTCTTCTTCACCGAAATGTGGGAGCGCTTCAGCTTCTACGGCATGCGCGCCATATTTGTGCCGTTCATGGGCCTGGCGGTCGCCGAAGGGGGCCTCGGGTTTAATAAGCAAGAATCCGGCGCCATCTTGGCGCTCTATATGTCGGCCGTGTACCTGATGGCGTTGCCGGGTGGCTGGATCGCCGACAAGTTTTTAGGTCAGCGTAAGGCGGTCACGGTTGGGGGCCTCATCATTATTGTAGGCCACGTACTGCTGGCGCTTCCGATGTTGCTGAGCTTTTACGCCGGTCTAGCCTGTCTGGTGATCGGGACCGGGTTTCTTAAGCCCAACGTCAGCACCATGGTTGGGCAGCTCTACAGCAAGGGCGATGCGCGCCGCGACGGCGGCTTTTCCATCTTTTACATGGGCATTAACATCGGCGCCTTTGCAGCCCCTGTCATCTGCGGCTGGCTGGCGCGCTCCGAGGTATTTCAGAAATTCCTCGTCGATAATGGCATCTCGGCACACTACTCGTGGCACGTGGCCTTCGGCGCGGCGGCCGTCGGCATGGCCTTTGGCCTCTTGCAATACTGGAAGGGCAGCGGGGACTTAGAAGGCGTTGGCGATGCGCCGGTCATTACGGACCCGGTTGCGCGTGCCAACAACAAGAAGATTCTTGCCGGCATTATCGGCGCCCTCGTAATCATTCCCGTTATCTTGATGCTGGTCCATAAGGGCGGCTATGAGCTTACCAAGGAGCGCATTTCCAACATCTTTGGCGTCCTGTTGCTCTCGGTCTTTGTCACCACCTTCGTTGGGCTTTACCTAAAGGCCGCGAGCGAAACCGAAAAGAAAGGCGTCGCCGCGATGGCCGCGTTGGCCATCGGGTGCGTGGCGTTCTTTGCGCTTTTTGAGCAAGCCGCCGGGACCATGAATGCTTTTGCCGACGAGCGCACCCGCACGGTCGCCTTTGGCCGCGCCTTCCCCGCCGAGTGGTTTCAGTCGGTAAACTCAGTGTTTATCATTTTGCTGTCGCCGATCTTCGCGTGGTTTTTTGTGTGGGTCATCGCGCGCAAGATTGCGTTCAACGACATCCGCAAGTTCGGCGTCGCCTTGGTGTTTATGTCGATGGCGTTTTTTGTCATGCTGCCGGCGGCTGGCGGCACGGACGTCAGCCCACTGTACTTGGTAGGCTTCTACTTCTTTGCGACAGTCGCCGAGCTGTTTTTGTCACCCGTTGGCCTCTCGAGCATGACCAAGCTCGCGCCAGCAGGGGCGGGCGGCATGGTGATGGGGGTGTGGTTTCTATCGACGGCCAACGGCGATTACATCGCGGGGCGCGTTCATGGGTTTGTCGATACCTATTCCGAGACAACGCTATTTGAGATCATTATCGCGGGCGGCCTCGCGGTCGCGGCGCTCATGTTTGCGTTTGGCTGGTACTTTACCAAGCGCGTGCCGCTGGAATCCCTGATGAAGGATCCCGACGCCACGGGCAGCGAGACCGGCACCAAGGTGCTTGGCAGCGGTCGCGCAATCACCGGCAACGGCATCGCCGGCTTTGCGACCGCCGCGGCCTTGTGGCCGGTTGTACTTACCGACGCTGGGCTCGGCCTCGCAATCTGCGCCATCCCCGGACCCGCCGCGGTGCTGATGGCCCTCCGCGGCCTAGCGGAAACCAAGGATCCCAATGTAGGTGGACGCAAGATGTCGCTGGCGGTGTTCCCGCTTGCCGCCGTGGCCGCCGGGTTCGCGCTGGTTAATTTCTAG